A segment of the Aureimonas sp. SA4125 genome:
GCCCCATGCAGAGGCGCAGAAGCAAGCTCTTGCCCGAGCCGTTCGGCCCGACCAGGAGGGTTGGCGGGCCCGGCCGGATCGTCAGGTCGACGTGATCGAGGACCGTCGTGTTTCCCGCCTGCAGGACGACGCCGTCGAGGACCAGCGGCAGGTTGCTCGGTTCAGTCACCATGCCGCCGTCATCCGGGAAACCGCTCCTTCGACCATGCCGTCACGCTCCAGGCGAGGGCGTTGATGGCCAGGATGAGCGCGATGAGGATCATGCCGAGGCCCAGCGCCAAGCCGAGATCGCCCTTGGATGTCTCGAGTGCGATGGCCGTCGTCATGGTGCGGGTGAAGCCGTCGATGTTTCCGCCGACGATCATCACCGTGCCGACTTCCGCCGCAGCCCTGCCGAAACCGGCCAGCAAAGCGGTGAGGAGGCTGTAGCGGCTGTCGTACAGGAGTGTCGCGACGCGGCCGGTGGTCCCGACGTCCATCGCGTTCAACTCGTCGCGATATTCGCGCCAGAGATCCTCGATGGTCTGCCGCGTCAGCGCCGCTATGATGGGAAGGACCAGAAACGCCTGTGCGATGATCATGGCCGTCGGCGTGAACAGGATCCCGAAACTGCCGAGGGGACCCGATCGCGAGAGAAGCAGGTAGACCACGAGCCCGACCACCACGGGCGGCAGGCCCATGAAGCCGTTGAGGATGACGATCAGGACCGTGCGGCCGGGAAACCGCGACAGCGCAAGGACGGCGCCGAGCGGCAGGCCGACGACGGCCGCGGCAAGCACCGCCGAAACGCTGACGACAAGCGACAGTCTGACGATCGACAGCAGCGCGGAGTCGCCGGAGGCGATCAGTCGCAGCGCTGCCTCAACTTCCTGCATGATTTGCCCTTCCGCGACCGTATCGGCATTTCCCGGACAGGACCACCTTCTGCTCGGCAGTCCACTCGCCCCCTGATTGTCCCTTCGAGAGAGGCCGTCAAGGATTTCAGAGAGAACGGCCGTGGTGTCCGGCCGGGCGCGGTGACACCGCCGTCAGCGGGCGCTTCTACCTTGATGGGCGCCGCTGTGTCACGCTGGAGTGGGTGGGTCTGTCGGTAGATCGGGAGAGCCCGCCCTCTGCGCAACCGTCTCATCCGTTTCTGGAAAACCCGCAAGCGCTCGACGCGCGTCCCATGGACGGGACGGGCAGTGCTCCGGCTTCCACGGCGGGACGTTTCGCGCCGACCGCGTTCGTGTCACAAATGATCCGGGCTTGATCCCGATCAAGGTGCGGTCCGGCGGCTGGGCGATACTCGGTGTCTGCGGGAGCTTTTCGTCCCCGACATGTGGAGGCGCAGATGAACGGTGCAGCCGAGGCAAGACCAACGGGCGAGGAGACGCGGGCCCCGACAGGCGCGGCGCGCCATCCCGCACCTGCCGAGCGCAGTTTTCGCGACCTTCTGGTGCATCTCGACGGATCCCCGCGCGACGCCCCCGTCATCGCGCTTGCGGACATGCTGGGAGTGATGGGAAATGCCCATGTCGCCGGCCTGTTGACCAACGAGATTCCGTTGGTCGGGCTCGGCGGCGGGGCGATCTCCGACGGCATTCCCGACGTCTGGATCCGCGAGGAGCACGAACTCGACCGCATCGAGCGTCAGGCCCGGGCGGCCATCGAAGCCATGCAGGCGAGCGCCGACCTCAGGCGGGTGGACGGCAGCCGCCGCGAACTGCTGTCCGTCGCCATTCCGTTGGCGCGGGTGGCCGATCTCTTCGTCATGGCCATGCCCTATGGCGACAGCGCTTTCCTGCCGGAAATGTTCGAGACGATCCTCTTCGACGCCGGCGTGCCGGTGCTGGCGGTTCCGCCGTCCCCTCCCGCGCCGCGGGCGCTCGAGACCATCGTCGTCGGCTGGCGCGACACGCGCGAATCCGC
Coding sequences within it:
- a CDS encoding ABC transporter permease produces the protein MQEVEAALRLIASGDSALLSIVRLSLVVSVSAVLAAAVVGLPLGAVLALSRFPGRTVLIVILNGFMGLPPVVVGLVVYLLLSRSGPLGSFGILFTPTAMIIAQAFLVLPIIAALTRQTIEDLWREYRDELNAMDVGTTGRVATLLYDSRYSLLTALLAGFGRAAAEVGTVMIVGGNIDGFTRTMTTAIALETSKGDLGLALGLGMILIALILAINALAWSVTAWSKERFPG
- a CDS encoding universal stress protein, which codes for MNGAAEARPTGEETRAPTGAARHPAPAERSFRDLLVHLDGSPRDAPVIALADMLGVMGNAHVAGLLTNEIPLVGLGGGAISDGIPDVWIREEHELDRIERQARAAIEAMQASADLRRVDGSRRELLSVAIPLARVADLFVMAMPYGDSAFLPEMFETILFDAGVPVLAVPPSPPAPRALETIVVGWRDTRESAHAVAAALPLLQRARRVYLTIVADTAGEDLNGAPATDMARHLDRHGVSVEIRHLPKQARPADALMEEGANVGAGLLVVGGYSRSRLRERLLGGVTLDLLQKCRIPLLMAH